CCACCAACTCCATTAAGTTTCCCTTTTGTTGCAAAACTAGAGCCTGAAATACATTGATGACATAATGGAACTTcaacattaactaaattaacaTGAGTAAGGCATTAATGACTTTGCAGAAGTTTAATGCACCAATCAGTTACAATGCATGGATGTTTCTATAATGATATTCTCATATTATAACTTGAAACATGGATTATATCTTACCCGATCTTGAAGGCATACATAATCGCCTTCTGGTCGATATTTTGTATTGTTCTTCCCGGCAACAATCTCTAATGCAACAATCCCGAAACTATAAACATCTGCCTTGTAGGTCAGATAGCCCCATAATGCATATTCTGGGGCCATGTATCCTCTGCAAAAATTGGAGCTTTAAGCACAACATTCTCATGCATATCAACTTTGTTCACCTTTCCATAAGCAAGGTTGGAGGCTTTGATCTCATTTTTACTGCtttatagtttaaatattgatGCATCATTCAATTTGCAGTACGTAATATTTTGTCTATGATGGTAGCAGCTTGACAAATCTATTGTTTTGTTTGATTCAACTAAAACATACAATGATGATCAGCAGATGAAAACAGAGGGAAGGAGGTAGCTCACATAGTTCCAGCAATTCTGGTGCTAATATGGGTGTTTTCCCCTTCATCAAACTTGGCCAAACCGAAGTCGGAGATCTTAGCATTGAGATTGCTATCAAGTAGCACATTGGTAGTTTTGATGTCTCGATGTACAATTGTTAAACTCGATTCTTCGTGCAGGAAAGCTAGACCTTTTGCTATGTCAAGACAAATTTTCTGCCTAGTAGGCCAGTCCAATATCAGCTGGCTTTCTTGAGGACCTACTCATTGACACCAGCCAATCCAGTgaaattcaattcatcaaacaATTGTCGGTACAGAGTGTTGAGATCTTTTCTCtctttaacttttataaaatcaatatcAACATTTTCTTTGCTTGTGGGGACATGGAAGCGTCCAAAGGAGGACAAGGACACTCGCTCAATGTGGTTCCAATCACAGAACCATCAAAGAAAGGGGGAATAAAAGAGGTTTAGGACATTAAGCTTACCGAATAAAGCATGTGCAAGGCTATTATTTTCCATGTATTCATATACCAATAACAGCTGAGTTCCCTCAACGCAACATCCATACAATCTAACAACATTCGGGTGTTGTAATCCTGAAATCATGCCTAGTTCATTCAGAAATTCTCGGTCTCCTTGTCTTGATTTTGAAGAAAGTTTTTTAATCGCAATTATGGTGCCATCAAGCAATACACCCTACAGCAGAGGTATAACACagaatttttgttatatatttcaTCACATAACACATACTCTGAAACATCATAAATTCAGTAAACAAAAAGCACGTTATGCAGGTACCTTGTAGACAGCTCCAAAACCACCTTCTCCAATTTTATTTGCAGAGTCAAAGTTGTTCGTAGCAGCTTTCATTTGTATAAAGGTAAAAAAGCCAGTCTGCAGATCTAACCCCCTCAAGACTTGGACAAGATTGAGGGAACCAATTGAATTACACATTCAATAAGCTTGAAAAACATGCATACCTTCAAATAGATCATCCTAGAGAAATTATCTTGAAGTATAAAATTGTAGATTCAAGTTTGTTAGAGTACCTCGTTCCCTTGATGGCTTGGGTCGAAAATAGCCTTTCCACCATAGAATACCTAAGATTACCAAAATCAGGCACAGAACAGAAACAACAGCTCCCACTACAAACTTCAAATTCTTTTCCCATGCATTGAGAACTCGAGGCTTGTGATCTACCAACAAAAGGGAAGAAAAGGTACTAACAGTTATTCTCAAACTTCATCTCCTGAAGTAACACTGCATGTGCATATCATATGGCAGTAAAAATGTTCAGACTTATCTGAAAATATAAGTACTTAAGACGGTATCGGATGCTTAAAGTTTCCTTTTGAGAAAATTTAGGCACATAAAGTGGGTCTTATGTTGCTGTGTCAGTTTACAGTAAAGTTCTACTAGATTCAGCTACCAAGAATCTATACCATGCAGACAATAGTTTAAGGGCAACTCCAGTATTTCTTCACGTCATGTACATGTTAGTCCACTTTGAATTAAACAAATTTGacaattaagaaaagaaaatcctaAATGTAACTGGGAGATTGAGTAAGCACATGAGAAGAACGAATGGCTATTTTAATTATAGATCTTACCAGAGTCTACTGAGATAGCTGATATCAAGGGACCATATGTTCCTCTTCTTGGGATTGCAGTAGTCCCCTTCCCAGCCCAGTGAAAGCGTATTGTCAAAGTTTTGTTCCTCACAACGGTTTTAAATTTCCTTATGACTGCTTTATCGACCCCCTTTGCctcatttttaatattgaaatctTCCAATTCAAGTTTCTCCTGCAACAAGCTTATTCGATCAATCTGGCTTCAATAACATGCAAATTAAGCTACATATTAACATGATGAACTACCTGAACATAAACATCAAATATCCTCCTTCCAAGACTTTGATAGGATCTATTGTCTCTGATAACTATCTCCGCAAAGTGAAGTGTAACCGTATAATTTCCATTTGCTAAGCAACGGAAGTAATATGTCAGAGAAAGAGGAGAGAGGCGTGCTCTTGTGTATAATTCGGAGTTCTTTATTCTGAGAATGGAAACGTTTTGTGCTATAAAGTCCCTTGAACTAACATCAATATCCCAGAAAAGCCCCGTGCTACTAGTTTCCCAAGTCTCTCCGAGGGGAAAATATTTTGCTGGACCTCCTAAGTCTTCATCCGCCTCATAGTCGACTCCATTAATAGTTGTTGCTCCTCCACCACAATTTATATTTACTGAATACCAATCtataaagaatgaaaaaagaaaaaacatttcGTGTTGAGTATGAGAAAACCTTACTGTGGAACATGTTTCTAGAGTATACAGATTTGCATTAAAATGCAAAGGAATTACCTTTCGAACAAGGCAAGTTCTTCAGGCAGTTATCTGGTCCTCTACATCACAGTAGTATGACAAAGAAGCATCAGTCTTGTTGAAGGGTgatcaaaaagaaataaaatgagatttaaaaaagaaaagtgtcATAACTTTTTTGCTCAATAAGATAAAAACTTACAAGTTTTTGCCTCCTGAAAAGCTTTGGAACAAATTTCTGATGAAGAAATAGACCAATCAGGTTAATATTTGAAAACATCTTACAGAAAATCAGAGAAGTAATATGCACACAGCATAGGAAGCCAAGTTAAGAGGATGTCTTTCTTACAGATTTTCCCGACAAGAAAGCGACTGATGGCTTTCAGAAAAATTGTTATAAGAAAGATCTATCTGGCTGCAAAAAttgtataatatattataaataactagacttgaaataattaaggtacattaattttgagtaaaactaaaaatattataagcaGTATAAGTTACCAGGAATGGTACTTTTGAGAAACTACAAAATGGGTAATTTGGGTTATTTTTGCATTGTTTGTagacaaataggtattttggaagCATATACTTAAGACtgtcaaaaaagaaaatcctaTGAATATTCTTTGTAGAGTCAATtaacaaaatgaagaaaataaacggATAATCATGGCTaagaagaaataataataatgatgatgatgatgatgatgatgataaaagGAGGATAGTAGACATACTAGCGGCTATCTCTAATACTCATCCATTCTGGAATGTGGCCAGCAAGAGAGTTTCTTGTCAGGTACCTAATCAGTAAGGAGCACACCACAGTTAAGCACTTCTGCTGGAACTATATTGgaaagatataataaaaaaacttagaaGTGAAGTAAGTTCAACCAAATTTAGAACTTATATGAGGATATTAATGCATGAGGATTAATCCTTCCCTTCCTGATTCTGAAGTTGTGAAGGTATCAGTAAGctagttttattttgatttcatccATGATTTTGCAACATGTGCACTGTTCagataatataaaacaaatgaaaatgttcTGTATTaccataaggaaaaaaaaaatccaacaaacTTGGAACTTTTGATTAACTACTGATTTTCTTATCTAATAAATAGACTTAAAAGACCAAAAAACTAGAGTATCATTTCAATAGTATTCTATGCATAGTATTCTTCATATTGGTTAATTTGGGTTTGGATGAATGCACCTCAAGAATTCATAGCACTTACATGTATTGTGTTTCTGTAGGGCTTTCAGAATCTGAAATGTTACCTTCCAATTTGTTGAAGCTAAGATCTCTGCAAGAAATAGACAAATCAGCTATTTCATAGCTATACAAATATAATCTTGAAATGATAGGCTAATTGAAAACTGAAATCCAGAAAATATATAGATGACTCCATTTATGAAGAATGAATTCAGGAAGCGCATGCAAACATATCAAATGTTGATGTCACAACCTGCCAACCGGCAAGGTATTACCACTTTCCTAGTCCATGCCGTACCGGCATTGTGCCCATAGGCCAGTATTGTCCTCTTTGGATACCCATCGGCTCCAGAAGGACTTGTCAACCTAAGGTGCATCTTGCTAGGTCCAAACCAAAACCTCCTTTTCACAAATCAAATGGTACCATAGTTGTAAAATTGGCTCTTATATGAGGAGGTCCTTAGGTTTGAACCTGGAGAGGCACACTTTAGAGTGACAAATACTTGCGAAGC
This sequence is a window from Gossypium raimondii isolate GPD5lz chromosome 5, ASM2569854v1, whole genome shotgun sequence. Protein-coding genes within it:
- the LOC105767440 gene encoding probable LRR receptor-like serine/threonine-protein kinase At1g07650 isoform X1 translates to MGGAVNCPSVMNILFGYVILTVFLVLVCMEPNQVEARVEPPYPPDYELKALHEIAAELGKKDWNFSENPCNNKSSWFTPPPTHGSQAINNSTVTCNCSFTNGECHIVVIYLVGQDLDGVLPPSLSKLLYIKTVVLHRNYLKGIIPHEWAALKLETLSVAMNHITGPIPGYLGNITTLKYLSLENNQFSGTIPPEFGRLVKLENLILNANYLTGKFPSSLANLSNLKELRISSNNFTGKIPNIFRSWKQLEKLEIQASGFEGPIPSSLALLHNLVELRISDLPGEGSKFPNLKNMKNMYRLMLRSCNVSGTIPDYIWEFPQLQILDLSFNKLEGNISDSESPTETQYMYLTRNSLAGHIPEWMSIRDSRYQIDLSYNNFSESHQSLSCRENLNLFQSFSGGKNLGPDNCLKNLPCSKDWYSVNINCGGGATTINGVDYEADEDLGGPAKYFPLGETWETSSTGLFWDIDVSSRDFIAQNVSILRIKNSELYTRARLSPLSLTYYFRCLANGNYTVTLHFAEIVIRDNRSYQSLGRRIFDVYVQEKLELEDFNIKNEAKGVDKAVIRKFKTVVRNKTLTIRFHWAGKGTTAIPRRGTYGPLISAISVDSDHKPRVLNAWEKNLKFVVGAVVSVLCLILVILGILWWKGYFRPKPSRERVLRGLDLQTGFFTFIQMKAATNNFDSANKIGEGGFGAVYKGVLLDGTIIAIKKLSSKSRQGDREFLNELGMISGLQHPNVVRLYGCCVEGTQLLLVYEYMENNSLAHALFGPQESQLILDWPTRQKICLDIAKGLAFLHEESSLTIVHRDIKTTNVLLDSNLNAKISDFGLAKFDEGENTHISTRIAGTIGYMAPEYALWGYLTYKADVYSFGIVALEIVAGKNNTKYRPEGDYVCLQDRALVLQQKGNLMELVDPRLGTEFNEEEAIRMAKVALLCTNSSPALRPTMSEVVNMLEGRALVPKLIMDPSIFADESRFGALKDQFNQMQSRKSSEITTITQSSIYSSSTAWSGSSSTSVQHP
- the LOC105767440 gene encoding probable leucine-rich repeat receptor-like serine/threonine-protein kinase At3g14840 isoform X2, which encodes MSYCSHGRILMVFFHPHFRSYYILKQVLHRNYLKGIIPHEWAALKLETLSVAMNHITGPIPGYLGNITTLKYLSLENNQFSGTIPPEFGRLVKLENLILNANYLTGKFPSSLANLSNLKELRISSNNFTGKIPNIFRSWKQLEKLEIQASGFEGPIPSSLALLHNLVELRISDLPGEGSKFPNLKNMKNMYRLMLRSCNVSGTIPDYIWEFPQLQILDLSFNKLEGNISDSESPTETQYMYLTRNSLAGHIPEWMSIRDSRYQIDLSYNNFSESHQSLSCRENLNLFQSFSGGKNLGPDNCLKNLPCSKDWYSVNINCGGGATTINGVDYEADEDLGGPAKYFPLGETWETSSTGLFWDIDVSSRDFIAQNVSILRIKNSELYTRARLSPLSLTYYFRCLANGNYTVTLHFAEIVIRDNRSYQSLGRRIFDVYVQEKLELEDFNIKNEAKGVDKAVIRKFKTVVRNKTLTIRFHWAGKGTTAIPRRGTYGPLISAISVDSDHKPRVLNAWEKNLKFVVGAVVSVLCLILVILGILWWKGYFRPKPSRERVLRGLDLQTGFFTFIQMKAATNNFDSANKIGEGGFGAVYKGVLLDGTIIAIKKLSSKSRQGDREFLNELGMISGLQHPNVVRLYGCCVEGTQLLLVYEYMENNSLAHALFGPQESQLILDWPTRQKICLDIAKGLAFLHEESSLTIVHRDIKTTNVLLDSNLNAKISDFGLAKFDEGENTHISTRIAGTIGYMAPEYALWGYLTYKADVYSFGIVALEIVAGKNNTKYRPEGDYVCLQDRALVLQQKGNLMELVDPRLGTEFNEEEAIRMAKVALLCTNSSPALRPTMSEVVNMLEGRALVPKLIMDPSIFADESRFGALKDQFNQMQSRKSSEITTITQSSIYSSSTAWSGSSSTSVQHP
- the LOC105767440 gene encoding probable leucine-rich repeat receptor-like serine/threonine-protein kinase At3g14840 isoform X3, with translation MVFFHPHFRSYYILKQVLHRNYLKGIIPHEWAALKLETLSVAMNHITGPIPGYLGNITTLKYLSLENNQFSGTIPPEFGRLVKLENLILNANYLTGKFPSSLANLSNLKELRISSNNFTGKIPNIFRSWKQLEKLEIQASGFEGPIPSSLALLHNLVELRISDLPGEGSKFPNLKNMKNMYRLMLRSCNVSGTIPDYIWEFPQLQILDLSFNKLEGNISDSESPTETQYMYLTRNSLAGHIPEWMSIRDSRYQIDLSYNNFSESHQSLSCRENLNLFQSFSGGKNLGPDNCLKNLPCSKDWYSVNINCGGGATTINGVDYEADEDLGGPAKYFPLGETWETSSTGLFWDIDVSSRDFIAQNVSILRIKNSELYTRARLSPLSLTYYFRCLANGNYTVTLHFAEIVIRDNRSYQSLGRRIFDVYVQEKLELEDFNIKNEAKGVDKAVIRKFKTVVRNKTLTIRFHWAGKGTTAIPRRGTYGPLISAISVDSDHKPRVLNAWEKNLKFVVGAVVSVLCLILVILGILWWKGYFRPKPSRERVLRGLDLQTGFFTFIQMKAATNNFDSANKIGEGGFGAVYKGVLLDGTIIAIKKLSSKSRQGDREFLNELGMISGLQHPNVVRLYGCCVEGTQLLLVYEYMENNSLAHALFGPQESQLILDWPTRQKICLDIAKGLAFLHEESSLTIVHRDIKTTNVLLDSNLNAKISDFGLAKFDEGENTHISTRIAGTIGYMAPEYALWGYLTYKADVYSFGIVALEIVAGKNNTKYRPEGDYVCLQDRALVLQQKGNLMELVDPRLGTEFNEEEAIRMAKVALLCTNSSPALRPTMSEVVNMLEGRALVPKLIMDPSIFADESRFGALKDQFNQMQSRKSSEITTITQSSIYSSSTAWSGSSSTSVQHP